In the archaeon BMS3Bbin15 genome, CAGGGTCATCAGCACTCACAAGTACAAGAGCGCCTGGCACACCTGTATAGGCGAGAGTTGCAAGAGCATCAAGTGCAACATTCACCCCGACATGCTTCATGGCCGTAAGACACCTCAAACCAGAATAGCTGGCGCCTATAGCCACTTCAAGGGCTACTTTTTCATTCACACTCCACTCAGCATAGAAACCAAGTTCTCTCGCAGAAGATGCGAGAGCTTCAATAATTTCACTTGATGGTGTGCCGGGGTATGCCGATGCAAGATTGAGTCCTGCTTCAAGAGCTCCCCTTGCTATGGCATGGTTTCCGAGAAGAAAATACCTGTTTCCTTCTTTGAGTGTGTGAATCTCAGGTTTCGCCATGGTTAATCCTCTTGAACTATTTGGAGCCTATGAGCCTTTCATGCTCCCGTTTTATACAGCGGTTCATTATAACCTTAAGGCCAGCTTTCTCTGCTTTTTCACCTGCCTCCTTATTATATATACCGAGCTGGAGCCACAGTACCTTTGCTTTTTTTCCAATAGCTTCTTCTGCTATACCCGGGGCCTCTTCAGCTGGCCTGAAGACATTTACTATGTCTATCTCGCCCGGTATATCCTCAAGCTTTTTGTATGCCTTCTCTCCGAGAATTTCCTCTGCAAAAGGATTTACAGGTATAATCTTATAGCCTTGCATCTTCATATATAGAGGTACTTTGTGAGCTTCCTTGGCAGGATTTGTAGAACAGCCCACAACAGCTATATTTCTACTCTCTCTCAGGATTCTCTCAATTTCATTCATACCAGAATTTAAAGAAGTTTAACATTTGAATTTTGCGTGAGTTTTTTATAATATGAATGTAAGCTAATAGTATGCAGGAAACCTTCAGGATTATACTGACTGATGAGATTAAGGAAAAGTCCACTGTGCTGGAAGCTTTTCCTGGAATCGGACTTGTTGGCGGCATAGCTGCAAATTTTATGATTGAAAAACTCAAAATGCGTTATGTTGGCTATATGGAGTCAAAATTTCTTCCTCCTGTGGCTATTTTAAAGGATGGACTTGTTTATCCCCCTGCGAAAATTTACAGTTACAGGGATATCCTGATACTCCAGAGTGATGTGCCAATTTATCCTCAGATAATCCATGAAATCAGCAAGTCTATTGTTGACTGGAGTTCAGAGAATAATGCTGATAAAATCATAAGTCTTGCAGGTGTTGCAATGCCCTTCTCCGGTTCCAGAGTTTATGGAGCTGCCAACACCGATGGTTTGATTAAGCTTCTTGAAAGTAATGGTGTTGAGATACTGAATGAAGGGGCTATAGGCGGGGTATCCGGGCAGATACTTCTGGATGCAATAACTGCGAAGATTCCAGCATTCAGCCTGCTGGCAG is a window encoding:
- a CDS encoding coA binding domain protein; translated protein: MNEIERILRESRNIAVVGCSTNPAKEAHKVPLYMKMQGYKIIPVNPFAEEILGEKAYKKLEDIPGEIDIVNVFRPAEEAPGIAEEAIGKKAKVLWLQLGIYNKEAGEKAEKAGLKVIMNRCIKREHERLIGSK
- a CDS encoding PAC2 family protein, yielding MQETFRIILTDEIKEKSTVLEAFPGIGLVGGIAANFMIEKLKMRYVGYMESKFLPPVAILKDGLVYPPAKIYSYRDILILQSDVPIYPQIIHEISKSIVDWSSENNADKIISLAGVAMPFSGSRVYGAANTDGLIKLLESNGVEILNEGAIGGVSGQILLDAITAKIPAFSLLAETKGMNPDPRASAEILKVLGKILNFDIDVTILIEEAENIEAQMEGLARQTREIKRKEIKELPMFY